One genomic window of Gossypium hirsutum isolate 1008001.06 chromosome D11, Gossypium_hirsutum_v2.1, whole genome shotgun sequence includes the following:
- the LOC107961899 gene encoding uncharacterized protein, which produces MKLNLSLNANPTANTSTPFLSFPSKSKIQFFLLKSPTSVSFSTKPSPSFIPFCSSNRFTISNLKLSSLEANGFPQTSKFSLGEESNQNYNVGVGNPVLPTFISTQKMSLSDQAFYLMAFIAFTTSVAFTSMVIATVPTLSAMGRAAVSLSKLADTAREELPGTMAAIRLSGMEISDLTLELSDLSQEIAGGVNKSVKAVQAAKAGIWQIGSLARQQTLSMIQERASLPVISLQPVVSGAARKTSHAVGQATKTIMNIINQGEMSSENNDDSGTDRLEM; this is translated from the exons ATGAAACTCAATCTCTCTTTAAACGCAAACCCCACAGCAAATACTTCAACCCCATTCCTGTCTTTCCCTTCAAAGTCAAAAATCCAATTTTTCTTGTTAAAATCGCCCACTTCTGTTTCCTTCTCTACAAAACCCTCTCCTTCTTTCATCCCATTCTGCTCTTCCAATCGTTTTACCATTTCGAATTTGAAGTTATCAAGTTTGGAGGCCAATGGATTCCCCCAAACTTCAAAGTTCAGTCTTGGAGAAGAATCTAATCAAAATTACAACGTGGGAGTTGGGAACCCAGTTCTCCCAACTTTCATTTCAACTCAAAAGATGAGCTTGAGTGATCAGGCCTTCTATCTGATGGCCTTTATTGCTTTCACG ACATCTGTGGCGTTTACAAGTATGGTCATTGCAACTGTTCCAACTCTCTCT GCGATGGGAAGAGCTGCGGTTTCTCTTTCCAAGCTAGCAGATACGGCACGAGAGGAGCTTCCCGGTACTATGGCTGCAATTAGGCTTTCAGGCATGGAGATCAGTGATCTTACACTGGAACTAAGTGATTTAAG CCAAGAGATTGCCGGTGGTGTCAACAAATCAGTTAAAGCTGTGCAGGCCGCTAAAGCTGGGATCTGGCAGATTGGTTCACTTGCTCGCCAGCAGACACTGT CAATGATTCAAGAAAGGGCTAGTTTGCCAGTCATCTCTTTACAACCAGTTGTTTCCGGGGCTGCTAGAAAAACTTCTCATGCTGTTGGCCAGGCCACAAAGACTATCATGAATATCATAAATCAAGGAGAAATGAGCTCAGAGAACAACGATGATAGTGGCACTGATAGGCTGGAAATGTAA
- the LOC107961898 gene encoding violaxanthin de-epoxidase, chloroplastic isoform X1, with protein sequence MAEAARLICFSHGKSVNVPCRTSGFTRKERFHRRLVAHFHGMMLLKLQSSCRNSRYSQLIKPNMNYSASKLRCSHQLSRRKERKFSSSSSNERTPKAEEVFSFQMPIISNLLEQWSQSQTVKLVGLLACAYLVIPSAAAVDALKTCTCLLKECRIELAKCIANPSCAANVACLQTCNDRPDETECQIKCGDLFENNVVDEFNECAVSRKKCVPQKSDIGEFPVPYPAVLVENFNIADFTGKWFISSGLNPTFDTFDCQLHEFHTEGGKLVGNLSWRIRTPDGGFFTRSATQRFVQDPNHPGILYNHDNEYLHYQDDWYIISSKIENKPDDYVFVYYRGRNDAWDGYGGAVVYTRSAVLPKTIVPELERAAQNVGRNFNKFIRTDNSCGPEPPLVERLEKKVEEGERTLIREVEQIEGEVEKEVEKVEKTEQTLFQRLAEGFKELQQDEENFLRGLSKEEMELLNDLKMEASEVEKLFGEALPIRKLR encoded by the exons ATGGCAGAAGCTGCTCGTCTAATATGTTTTTCCCATGGTAAAAGTGTTAATGTTCCATGTAGAACATCCGGATTTACTCGTAAAGAGAGGTTTCACCGGAGACTAGTAGCTCATTTTCATGGCATGATGCTACTGAAACTTCAATCTAGTTGCAGAAACTCAAGGTATTCTCAGTTAATTAAGCCGAATATGAATTATTCTGCATCGAAGTTAAGATGTTCACATCAGCTTTcaagaagaaaagagagaaaattttcATCAAGTAGCAGCAATGAAAGAACACCTAAG GCAGAAGAGGTATTTTCATTTCAGATGCCCATCATATCAAATCTCTTAGAACAATGGAGCCAGTCACAGACTGTGAAATTGGTTGGACTACTCGCATGTGCATACTTGGTGATTCCATCAGCTGCTGCTGTTGATGCTCTAAAAACATGCACTTGCTTGTTGAAGGAGTGCAG GATAGAACTTGCTAAGTGCATTGCCAACCCGTCATGTGCTGCAAACGTTGCTTGCCTCCAGACCTGCAATGATAGGCCAGATGAAACCGAATGCCAG ATTAAATGCGGGGACCTGTTTGAGAACAATGTTGTAGATGAATTTAATGAGTGTGCCGTCTCGCGCAAGAAGTGTGTGCCTCAGAAATCTGATATAGGGGAATTCCCTGTCCCATATCCTGCTGTTTTAGTTGAAAACTTCAACATTGCAGATTTTACTGGGAAATGGTTCATAAGTAGTGGTCTAAATCCTACCTTTGACACTTTTGACTGCCAACTACATGAATTCCATACAGAAGGTGGCAAACTTGTCGGGAATCTGTCTTGGAGAATAAGAACACCGGATGGTGGCTTTTTCACTCGATCAGCTACGCAAAGATTCGTGCAAGATCCAAACCACCCTGGGATTCTTTACAATCATGACAATGAGTACCTTCACTATCAAGATGACTG GTATATTATATCATCCAAAATAGAAAACAAACCAGATGATTATGTATTTGTATATTACCGGGGTAGAAATGATGCATGGGATGGATATGGTGGTGCCGTTGTCTACACAAGAAGTGCAGTTTTGCCCAAAACCATTGTACCTGAACTCGAAAGAGCAGCTCAAAATGTAGGCCGAAACTTCAACAAATTTATCAGAACAGATAATTCTTGTGGTCCAGAGCCTCCCCTTGTAGAAAGACTTGAAAAGAAAGTAGAGGAAGGTGAGCGGACACTGATTAGAGAAGTTGAACAGATAGAAGGGGAGGTGGAGAAGGAGGTCGAGAAGGTTGAGAAGACCGAACAGACATTGTTTCAGAGGTTGGCTGAAGGTTTTAAAGAGCTGCAACAAGATGAAGAAAACTTCTTGAGAGGGCTAAGCAAAGAAGAGATGGAACTTTTGAACGACTTGAAAATGGAAGCGAGTGAAGTCGAGAAACTCTTCGGGGAAGCACTTCCGATCAGGAAACTAAGATAG
- the LOC107961900 gene encoding uncharacterized protein isoform X2: MAYIPPHKRHSKDAESPTPTPESLIPKFERNVQLRASNTKADRSGRIIYSNYAISRWFAVGLDDGNGDTSSVHLKPVSVESVERKTENNEVKGSPWSSIAENILPDLLSSFEKVRAETECKDLKDVKPVMVARFGKILFQGSPSMNLGSVSKSCVTETILSKLRRTFYTSLPAAYTGNIMAEVVSKIGVDFAEVKDVFQVKLSDSTQPDSTISCKCSVKDDKKLRLYKVELSPVRDMFIDISCLDMGLDLRLALSHKRILTSMTEDEMQSIKNLIDSAVLDPDVKGGLRWPFGKATSGDRYSVVGIWHTMSTAYKNSSIRLKVRYGDRFDFISTYGEDSKDVVLKLKGIVSGLLEQDVATHAISDMLKDNLSLIWRHFLRCEPFLT; this comes from the exons ATGGCTTACATCCCTCCACACAAGCGACATTCGAAGGATGCGGAGAGTCCAACACCAACTCCAGAGTCCCTGATTcccaaatttgaaagaaatgtaCAGTTAAGAGCTTCAAACACCAAAGCTGATAGGAGCGGAAGAATCATATATTCAAACTATGCCATCTCTAGATGGTTTGCTGTTGGTTTGGATGATGGAAACGGGGACACATCTTCCGTTCATCTTAAGCCAGTTTCAGTTGAATCTGTTGAGAGGAAAACAG AGAATAATGAAGTAAAAGGGAGCCCGTGGTCTTCTATTGCAGAAAATATTCTGCCAGACCTATTATCTTCCTTTGAAAAAGTGAGGGCTGAAACTGAGTGCAAAGATTTGAAAGATGTAAAGCCAGTAATGGTTGCTCGGTTTGGCAAAATACTTTTTCAAGG GAGCCCTTCCATGAACCTgggaagtgttagtaaaagttGTGTTACAGAGACAATACTGAGTAAATTGAGAAGAACCTTTTACACGAGTCTTCCTGCTGCATACACGGGAAACATTATGGCTGAAGTTGTCTCGAAGATTGGAGTTGATTTTGCAGAGGTGAAAGATGTATTCCAAGTGAAG TTGTCTGATAGCACGCAACCAGATTCAACCATTTCATGTAAATGTAGcgtaaaagatgataaaaaactTCGGCTATACAAG GTAGAACTAAGCCCAGTGCGTGACATGTTTATAGACATATCATGCCTGGATATGGGTCTCGATTTGAGGCTGGCACTGTCCCACAAGAGAATCTTAACTTCTATGACT GAAGATGAGATGCAAAGCATTAAAAATCTGATTGATTCAGCGGTCCTAGACCCAGATGTGAAAGGTGGGTTGAGATGGCCCTTTGGAAAAGCAACGAGTGGGGATAGATACAGTGTCGTTGGCATTTGGCACACAATGTCTACTGCTTATAAAAACTCATCCATAAGACTCAAGGTTCGATATGGTGACCGATTTGATTTCATATCAACATATGGGGAAGATTCCAAGGATGTTGTCTTGAAGTTGAAAGGCATTGTTTCAGGACTGCTG gAGCAGGATGTTGCAACACATGCAATCTCCGACATGCTGAAAGACAACTTAAGTTTGATATGGCGACACTTCTTGCGCTGCGAGCCTTTTCTAACATAA
- the LOC107961898 gene encoding violaxanthin de-epoxidase, chloroplastic isoform X2, whose amino-acid sequence MAEAARLICFSHGKSVNVPCRTSGFTRKERFHRRLVAHFHGMMLLKLQSSCRNSRYSQLIKPNMNYSASKLRCSHQLSRRKERKFSSSSSNERTPKMPIISNLLEQWSQSQTVKLVGLLACAYLVIPSAAAVDALKTCTCLLKECRIELAKCIANPSCAANVACLQTCNDRPDETECQIKCGDLFENNVVDEFNECAVSRKKCVPQKSDIGEFPVPYPAVLVENFNIADFTGKWFISSGLNPTFDTFDCQLHEFHTEGGKLVGNLSWRIRTPDGGFFTRSATQRFVQDPNHPGILYNHDNEYLHYQDDWYIISSKIENKPDDYVFVYYRGRNDAWDGYGGAVVYTRSAVLPKTIVPELERAAQNVGRNFNKFIRTDNSCGPEPPLVERLEKKVEEGERTLIREVEQIEGEVEKEVEKVEKTEQTLFQRLAEGFKELQQDEENFLRGLSKEEMELLNDLKMEASEVEKLFGEALPIRKLR is encoded by the exons ATGGCAGAAGCTGCTCGTCTAATATGTTTTTCCCATGGTAAAAGTGTTAATGTTCCATGTAGAACATCCGGATTTACTCGTAAAGAGAGGTTTCACCGGAGACTAGTAGCTCATTTTCATGGCATGATGCTACTGAAACTTCAATCTAGTTGCAGAAACTCAAGGTATTCTCAGTTAATTAAGCCGAATATGAATTATTCTGCATCGAAGTTAAGATGTTCACATCAGCTTTcaagaagaaaagagagaaaattttcATCAAGTAGCAGCAATGAAAGAACACCTAAG ATGCCCATCATATCAAATCTCTTAGAACAATGGAGCCAGTCACAGACTGTGAAATTGGTTGGACTACTCGCATGTGCATACTTGGTGATTCCATCAGCTGCTGCTGTTGATGCTCTAAAAACATGCACTTGCTTGTTGAAGGAGTGCAG GATAGAACTTGCTAAGTGCATTGCCAACCCGTCATGTGCTGCAAACGTTGCTTGCCTCCAGACCTGCAATGATAGGCCAGATGAAACCGAATGCCAG ATTAAATGCGGGGACCTGTTTGAGAACAATGTTGTAGATGAATTTAATGAGTGTGCCGTCTCGCGCAAGAAGTGTGTGCCTCAGAAATCTGATATAGGGGAATTCCCTGTCCCATATCCTGCTGTTTTAGTTGAAAACTTCAACATTGCAGATTTTACTGGGAAATGGTTCATAAGTAGTGGTCTAAATCCTACCTTTGACACTTTTGACTGCCAACTACATGAATTCCATACAGAAGGTGGCAAACTTGTCGGGAATCTGTCTTGGAGAATAAGAACACCGGATGGTGGCTTTTTCACTCGATCAGCTACGCAAAGATTCGTGCAAGATCCAAACCACCCTGGGATTCTTTACAATCATGACAATGAGTACCTTCACTATCAAGATGACTG GTATATTATATCATCCAAAATAGAAAACAAACCAGATGATTATGTATTTGTATATTACCGGGGTAGAAATGATGCATGGGATGGATATGGTGGTGCCGTTGTCTACACAAGAAGTGCAGTTTTGCCCAAAACCATTGTACCTGAACTCGAAAGAGCAGCTCAAAATGTAGGCCGAAACTTCAACAAATTTATCAGAACAGATAATTCTTGTGGTCCAGAGCCTCCCCTTGTAGAAAGACTTGAAAAGAAAGTAGAGGAAGGTGAGCGGACACTGATTAGAGAAGTTGAACAGATAGAAGGGGAGGTGGAGAAGGAGGTCGAGAAGGTTGAGAAGACCGAACAGACATTGTTTCAGAGGTTGGCTGAAGGTTTTAAAGAGCTGCAACAAGATGAAGAAAACTTCTTGAGAGGGCTAAGCAAAGAAGAGATGGAACTTTTGAACGACTTGAAAATGGAAGCGAGTGAAGTCGAGAAACTCTTCGGGGAAGCACTTCCGATCAGGAAACTAAGATAG
- the LOC107961900 gene encoding uncharacterized protein isoform X1, which produces MAYIPPHKRHSKDAESPTPTPESLIPKFERNVQLRASNTKADRSGRIIYSNYAISRWFAVGLDDGNGDTSSVHLKPVSVESVERKTGEKPAILVKSNLNKENNEVKGSPWSSIAENILPDLLSSFEKVRAETECKDLKDVKPVMVARFGKILFQGSPSMNLGSVSKSCVTETILSKLRRTFYTSLPAAYTGNIMAEVVSKIGVDFAEVKDVFQVKLSDSTQPDSTISCKCSVKDDKKLRLYKVELSPVRDMFIDISCLDMGLDLRLALSHKRILTSMTEDEMQSIKNLIDSAVLDPDVKGGLRWPFGKATSGDRYSVVGIWHTMSTAYKNSSIRLKVRYGDRFDFISTYGEDSKDVVLKLKGIVSGLLEQDVATHAISDMLKDNLSLIWRHFLRCEPFLT; this is translated from the exons ATGGCTTACATCCCTCCACACAAGCGACATTCGAAGGATGCGGAGAGTCCAACACCAACTCCAGAGTCCCTGATTcccaaatttgaaagaaatgtaCAGTTAAGAGCTTCAAACACCAAAGCTGATAGGAGCGGAAGAATCATATATTCAAACTATGCCATCTCTAGATGGTTTGCTGTTGGTTTGGATGATGGAAACGGGGACACATCTTCCGTTCATCTTAAGCCAGTTTCAGTTGAATCTGTTGAGAGGAAAACAGGTGAGAAACCTGCAATCTTGGTgaaaagtaatttaaataaag AGAATAATGAAGTAAAAGGGAGCCCGTGGTCTTCTATTGCAGAAAATATTCTGCCAGACCTATTATCTTCCTTTGAAAAAGTGAGGGCTGAAACTGAGTGCAAAGATTTGAAAGATGTAAAGCCAGTAATGGTTGCTCGGTTTGGCAAAATACTTTTTCAAGG GAGCCCTTCCATGAACCTgggaagtgttagtaaaagttGTGTTACAGAGACAATACTGAGTAAATTGAGAAGAACCTTTTACACGAGTCTTCCTGCTGCATACACGGGAAACATTATGGCTGAAGTTGTCTCGAAGATTGGAGTTGATTTTGCAGAGGTGAAAGATGTATTCCAAGTGAAG TTGTCTGATAGCACGCAACCAGATTCAACCATTTCATGTAAATGTAGcgtaaaagatgataaaaaactTCGGCTATACAAG GTAGAACTAAGCCCAGTGCGTGACATGTTTATAGACATATCATGCCTGGATATGGGTCTCGATTTGAGGCTGGCACTGTCCCACAAGAGAATCTTAACTTCTATGACT GAAGATGAGATGCAAAGCATTAAAAATCTGATTGATTCAGCGGTCCTAGACCCAGATGTGAAAGGTGGGTTGAGATGGCCCTTTGGAAAAGCAACGAGTGGGGATAGATACAGTGTCGTTGGCATTTGGCACACAATGTCTACTGCTTATAAAAACTCATCCATAAGACTCAAGGTTCGATATGGTGACCGATTTGATTTCATATCAACATATGGGGAAGATTCCAAGGATGTTGTCTTGAAGTTGAAAGGCATTGTTTCAGGACTGCTG gAGCAGGATGTTGCAACACATGCAATCTCCGACATGCTGAAAGACAACTTAAGTTTGATATGGCGACACTTCTTGCGCTGCGAGCCTTTTCTAACATAA